TGCCGTGAACTATCTCCTTGACATCTATCTGCTTAGGGTGTGCTTTTCCCTGCTCATCGGTGAAAGTCAGGATAATTTTCGAAATATCTGCCTTTGGATTGAGGCCATTGGCTCGTCCCAGGGCTTCGGTCAACGTCAGGCCATGATGGGGATCGAATTCAATAACTCCTTGATTCTGAACCTGTCCGAGCACGGTTACCTGTTCCTTGGCATGGTCAGTCACATGGATTATCACCCAGGGCGATTTTATGAACCCTTCGCCATATTTTTTTTCTATGATATTTTCTGCTACTTCCAGAGGCAATCCGGCAATTTTGACCT
The sequence above is a segment of the Puniceicoccales bacterium genome. Coding sequences within it:
- a CDS encoding polysaccharide biosynthesis/export family protein, which encodes MEVVMHRLKNFLRTIGMIIAINQVTLVQCRKIDKLMPLDEIWVSVFENPDLETHTIITEGGEISMPLIGKVKIAGLPLEVAENIIEKKYGEGFIKSPWVIIHVTDHAKEQVTVLGQVQNQGVIEFDPHHGLTLTEALGRANGLNPKADISKIILTFTDEQGKAHPKQIDVKEIVHGKAKDIPLKNGALIYVKESMF